The following are encoded together in the Candidatus Neomarinimicrobiota bacterium genome:
- a CDS encoding response regulator transcription factor — translation MKSGTILIYEPDSELSKSLTLVLEDDFIIITASALEEAVKNAIEHKVDTLILDLNPDEMKNRAQLDKIHKKSPNTKIILLYVYTESVEEPGQSIRDAADAVLYKPLEINHFINIVRSVNN, via the coding sequence TTGAAAAGTGGTACGATTCTGATTTACGAACCTGATAGTGAACTCAGCAAAAGTCTTACTCTTGTTCTTGAAGATGATTTTATCATTATCACAGCTTCGGCGCTTGAGGAGGCGGTAAAAAATGCCATTGAGCATAAAGTAGATACTCTTATTCTTGATCTTAATCCGGATGAAATGAAGAATCGAGCACAACTCGATAAGATTCACAAAAAAAGTCCTAATACAAAAATCATCTTATTGTATGTATATACCGAATCAGTTGAAGAACCCGGACAAAGCATAAGAGATGCGGCAGATGCTGTGCTATACAAACCGTTAGAGATTAATCATTTTATAAACATAGTTCGAAGTGTTAATAATTAA
- a CDS encoding Rieske 2Fe-2S domain-containing protein, giving the protein MSEKSTTRRSFLNILLGGGFIAWTVSVLYPVIRFLVPPKIAESTVSSVKIGKLLDIPLDSGQIFKFGRKPGILIRTSEGELKAFHAICTHLDCIVQYRSDMESIWCACHNGIYDLNGKNVGGPPPSPLDPYDVRIKNGEVFVSRKS; this is encoded by the coding sequence TTGAGTGAAAAATCTACTACGCGAAGAAGCTTTTTAAATATTCTATTGGGCGGCGGTTTTATCGCATGGACTGTATCAGTATTATATCCTGTAATCAGATTTCTTGTCCCACCCAAAATCGCCGAATCCACAGTTTCGTCCGTCAAAATAGGTAAATTACTCGACATTCCGCTCGATAGCGGACAGATATTTAAGTTCGGGCGAAAACCGGGAATATTGATACGCACGTCTGAGGGGGAGTTAAAAGCATTTCACGCTATCTGTACGCACCTTGATTGCATCGTTCAGTATCGGAGCGATATGGAAAGTATCTGGTGCGCGTGTCATAATGGAATTTACGATCTAAATGGAAAAAACGTTGGTGGTCCGCCGCCGTCACCACTTGATCCTTACGATGTGCGCATTAAAAACGGTGAAGTATTCGTTTCGAGGAAATCGTAA
- a CDS encoding MgtC/SapB family protein: protein MGFIGDWIIFSFKLLLSALVSGVMGWQALKDDNSTDLKAYVLAGTLSSMLVMASTKSGSDSNDFMLGFVITGILVAIAILSSKMINAQSNTSGIFSGIKLLYSASLGILVGAGEIIEAVIAAILGYIVLNHLNLGATSSDEGGNSKDE, encoded by the coding sequence GTGGGTTTTATCGGGGATTGGATAATATTTTCTTTCAAATTGTTGTTGTCTGCTCTCGTTAGCGGTGTAATGGGATGGCAGGCGCTAAAGGATGACAATTCAACTGATTTAAAGGCTTATGTATTGGCCGGAACACTGTCTTCTATGCTCGTTATGGCCTCAACCAAGTCAGGTAGCGATTCAAACGATTTTATGCTTGGTTTCGTTATAACAGGAATTCTCGTTGCGATAGCAATTTTATCCTCGAAGATGATTAATGCTCAATCCAATACGTCAGGGATCTTCTCCGGGATCAAATTATTATATTCCGCATCGCTTGGAATACTTGTGGGCGCAGGAGAAATAATAGAAGCGGTGATAGCGGCGATTCTTGGCTATATAGTGCTGAATCACTTGAACTTAGGAGCCACCTCATCGGATGAAGGGGGAAACTCAAAAGATGAGTAG
- a CDS encoding cytochrome b/b6 domain-containing protein, with translation MSRKEIREYVRFKKSVVFQHMALTVSVIGLMLSGYVLYSIRVNQNSESYFFFTNTVDWGQIHVISGVILGITLFWHLFYILFSIYGHNDFMQMFLKRSEFKSIIRLGHQKGLKEKSRFGLQEKVTYWVIGTYIVLMLATGFLRLAHHFSINYLSRELYVWMLEFHSYNGLLVGLLLLSWHLYSIFLKPGRFPGTLSWWDGKISENEMIRRENYEEHQDKNFSDGECEL, from the coding sequence ATGAGCCGGAAGGAAATTAGAGAATATGTGAGATTTAAAAAATCAGTTGTTTTCCAGCATATGGCTCTTACGGTGTCCGTCATCGGATTAATGCTCAGCGGTTATGTGCTATACAGCATAAGAGTGAATCAGAATTCCGAATCATACTTTTTCTTCACAAACACTGTTGACTGGGGACAGATTCACGTAATTTCGGGAGTTATCTTAGGCATAACTTTATTCTGGCACCTATTCTATATTCTTTTCAGTATCTACGGCCATAATGATTTTATGCAGATGTTTTTAAAGCGAAGTGAATTCAAATCGATTATCAGGCTCGGACATCAAAAGGGATTAAAAGAAAAAAGCAGATTCGGGTTACAGGAAAAAGTCACCTATTGGGTGATCGGTACATATATAGTTTTGATGCTTGCTACAGGATTTTTGAGGCTTGCTCATCACTTTTCCATCAATTATCTTTCAAGGGAACTTTATGTTTGGATGTTGGAGTTTCATAGTTATAACGGCTTACTCGTAGGATTACTATTATTATCATGGCATTTATATTCGATTTTTTTAAAACCCGGCCGATTCCCCGGAACATTATCATGGTGGGACGGAAAAATATCAGAAAATGAAATGATAAGGCGTGAAAATTATGAGGAGCATCAAGACAAAAACTTCTCAGACGGTGAATGTGAGTTATAA
- a CDS encoding SH3 domain-containing protein: protein MNRTAFYIMILVETFLHSSSFIYGQDNAGVKAYAIASMVDVYEKTYRGFDIVAELQYGEEIEILAEKDEWAYILYADKYKGWTRLKNLSLTEPPEIIDLFSKVLSSHSKWFPPPFKVIGWEESRRWVGNNFTVEGNIERIVLTPKYYYFYMDPVGEKFRAVISVKDADEFPYPLDSFFLYRQVRVSGLLKYTFHGAEMVLIYPNQIDRAYSSAPKTE, encoded by the coding sequence ATGAACAGAACAGCATTCTATATAATGATATTGGTTGAAACATTTCTGCACAGCAGTTCGTTTATTTATGGTCAGGACAATGCCGGAGTAAAAGCATATGCAATAGCTTCAATGGTAGATGTATATGAAAAGACCTATAGAGGCTTCGATATTGTGGCTGAGTTACAATACGGTGAAGAGATAGAGATACTCGCCGAAAAGGATGAATGGGCATATATTTTATATGCTGATAAATATAAAGGTTGGACGAGATTGAAAAATCTGTCGCTTACAGAGCCTCCCGAGATAATTGATTTATTCTCTAAAGTTTTAAGTAGCCACTCAAAATGGTTTCCTCCTCCTTTTAAAGTCATTGGATGGGAGGAATCAAGGCGTTGGGTAGGAAATAATTTTACGGTAGAAGGTAATATCGAACGGATTGTACTTACCCCAAAATATTATTATTTCTATATGGACCCTGTAGGAGAGAAATTTCGCGCTGTCATCTCCGTGAAAGACGCGGATGAATTTCCTTATCCGTTAGATAGTTTCTTCCTTTACCGTCAGGTCAGGGTCAGCGGATTACTAAAATATACTTTTCATGGCGCAGAAATGGTTCTTATTTATCCAAATCAAATCGACAGAGCCTATAGTTCGGCTCCGAAAACTGAATGA
- a CDS encoding PAS domain S-box protein gives MVINKTIASPSTATIQRLSNAFHHSTDAIVLTNKDGIIKDINPAFTKMYGYSSDEALGKTNRILRSSVTEDNIYVEMWNSLLTKNQWKGELFNKTKDGIEIPVYVSITPIYESEELTGYMGLTIDLSEKYQLGKELVVEKRFSESLLNTVNSLVISLDTEGKIIIFNSYCESFLGYKETEVINKNWFELFSDKEKRKNDEAVYNSLLQSGGPLQYENEILTKSGETRTILWSITTLKDENGNISGVLAIGQDMTEFLTLRQKIGRSEQLAVLGQLAAGIAHEVGNPLTSISSLVQVLQRQSKEGATRDKLDLIIGQTRRITQIIRDLVDFSRPSDLEEEPTDINAQIEKAVRIVLIDEKSKNVDFKIELAAKLSEPVLIADQLFQVILNLILNSLDAVKNGAGVIKLKSKEVNNSVIIEVIDDGIGVSSDKIERIFEPFFTTKEVGKGTGLGLWVSRGIINSFGGSLSVKSEEGSETTFTVSIPLRSKRKTA, from the coding sequence ATGGTTATAAATAAAACAATAGCTTCACCATCCACGGCAACTATTCAACGCCTCTCAAATGCTTTTCATCATTCCACAGACGCGATAGTCCTCACAAATAAAGATGGTATAATTAAGGATATTAATCCGGCGTTTACCAAAATGTATGGATATTCATCCGATGAGGCTCTTGGAAAAACTAACAGAATTTTACGATCATCGGTGACTGAAGATAATATTTATGTCGAGATGTGGAATAGTCTATTAACCAAAAATCAGTGGAAAGGTGAACTTTTTAATAAAACAAAAGATGGTATTGAAATTCCCGTTTATGTATCGATTACGCCAATTTACGAAAGCGAGGAATTAACGGGATATATGGGTTTAACTATTGATTTATCCGAAAAATATCAGTTGGGCAAAGAGTTGGTTGTTGAGAAGCGTTTCTCTGAATCATTGCTCAACACGGTCAACAGTCTCGTCATATCGCTTGATACAGAGGGAAAAATCATCATATTTAATTCTTATTGCGAGTCATTTCTCGGCTATAAAGAAACAGAAGTCATCAATAAAAACTGGTTTGAACTATTTTCCGATAAGGAAAAAAGAAAAAATGATGAGGCTGTCTATAATAGCTTATTGCAATCGGGCGGCCCTCTACAATATGAAAACGAAATATTGACTAAATCAGGAGAAACGCGAACCATTTTGTGGAGTATCACCACACTGAAAGATGAAAATGGCAATATCAGCGGTGTGCTTGCAATTGGGCAGGATATGACAGAATTTCTTACACTACGTCAAAAAATAGGCAGGTCTGAACAATTGGCTGTGCTGGGTCAACTGGCGGCCGGAATCGCTCATGAGGTCGGAAATCCGCTCACTTCCATTTCCTCCCTTGTTCAGGTGCTGCAAAGACAATCCAAGGAGGGCGCTACTCGAGATAAGCTGGATTTGATTATAGGCCAAACAAGACGAATCACTCAAATCATAAGAGATTTAGTGGATTTTTCTCGACCATCAGATTTAGAAGAAGAACCTACCGACATTAACGCCCAAATTGAAAAAGCGGTAAGAATTGTTTTGATTGATGAAAAATCGAAAAATGTGGATTTTAAAATAGAACTGGCAGCTAAGTTATCGGAACCGGTGTTAATTGCCGACCAGTTGTTTCAGGTAATACTGAATTTAATCCTTAACTCTCTTGATGCCGTCAAAAACGGCGCAGGCGTGATTAAATTAAAATCCAAAGAAGTCAATAACAGTGTTATAATTGAGGTTATTGACGACGGAATCGGCGTTTCTTCCGATAAAATAGAACGGATATTTGAACCGTTTTTCACTACCAAAGAAGTTGGAAAGGGAACGGGTCTCGGACTTTGGGTAAGCAGAGGAATTATTAATTCTTTTGGCGGCAGCCTTAGTGTAAAATCCGAAGAGGGAAGCGAAACAACATTCACTGTTTCAATACCGCTTAGATCAAAAAGGAAAACTGCATGA
- a CDS encoding metallophosphoesterase, with amino-acid sequence MHLSGIRLLIPIALIISFIGLQWSLYSRLQNFIKEFGIESSEEKRFILLARIFFVYLISAALFTLLFGFDSNGSVVIKYFLFYPLIIWIVSSISMFLFLILRDLLQLTVKFGRRLFNYLKKSENEPELISSERRKFLQTGSIVSIGLVAAPITTFGYAAIIAKSKPVLNKVSLKIPGLPVGLKGLKIAQVSDLHVNQFIGQYDMEQLTGNISKEKPDIIVITGDFVSNSVKYIPVAALGLKRINAPYGVYGCLGNHDYYTGAKEVRKQMESIGINILLNSSEEIVIRGEKLSIAGLDDLWVGKPDFDAALADTESSDMVILLSHNPDTFPEAANRNVNLTLSGHTHGGQVGVKLLGNHYSFVNLVTPYIKGEFSIGNSKLYVNRGIGTVGPPIRLNSTPEITIFTLEDSDISV; translated from the coding sequence ATGCATCTTAGCGGTATACGATTACTGATACCTATAGCGCTGATTATTTCGTTTATTGGATTGCAATGGTCGCTTTATTCACGATTACAAAATTTCATCAAGGAATTTGGAATTGAATCGTCTGAAGAAAAACGTTTTATATTATTAGCGAGAATCTTTTTCGTATATTTGATTTCTGCTGCATTGTTTACATTATTATTCGGGTTCGATTCAAACGGTTCCGTGGTAATAAAATATTTCCTGTTTTATCCGCTAATAATTTGGATAGTATCCTCAATATCAATGTTTTTATTTCTAATTCTCAGAGATCTGCTGCAATTAACAGTTAAATTTGGAAGGAGGTTATTTAATTATCTTAAGAAATCAGAAAATGAACCGGAACTGATTTCTTCCGAGCGTCGAAAATTTCTCCAAACCGGTTCCATTGTCTCAATCGGCTTAGTGGCAGCTCCCATAACTACATTCGGATATGCTGCGATCATAGCTAAAAGCAAACCTGTATTGAACAAAGTCTCGCTGAAAATACCCGGATTACCTGTAGGTTTAAAGGGACTGAAAATAGCGCAGGTCAGCGACCTTCATGTAAATCAATTTATTGGTCAGTACGATATGGAACAGCTGACGGGAAATATCTCTAAAGAGAAGCCCGATATAATTGTTATCACAGGTGATTTCGTTTCGAATTCGGTTAAATATATTCCGGTCGCCGCCTTAGGATTGAAGCGGATAAATGCCCCCTATGGAGTTTACGGATGTCTCGGGAATCATGATTATTATACCGGCGCAAAAGAAGTCAGAAAACAAATGGAATCAATCGGGATAAATATACTTCTGAATTCCTCTGAGGAGATTGTCATTCGGGGTGAAAAATTATCCATTGCCGGATTAGATGATCTTTGGGTTGGAAAGCCTGATTTCGATGCCGCTCTTGCTGACACAGAAAGTTCAGATATGGTGATTCTCTTGTCTCACAACCCGGATACATTTCCCGAAGCTGCAAATCGGAATGTAAACCTGACACTTTCAGGGCATACGCATGGAGGTCAGGTGGGAGTGAAATTGCTTGGAAATCATTACAGCTTTGTTAATCTTGTTACTCCCTATATTAAAGGGGAATTCAGTATCGGCAATTCAAAACTTTATGTAAACAGAGGAATTGGAACTGTGGGTCCGCCTATCAGATTAAATTCTACGCCGGAAATTACGATTTTTACGCTTGAAGACAGCGATATTTCAGTTTAG
- a CDS encoding sigma-54-dependent Fis family transcriptional regulator, whose protein sequence is MNEKILIVDDEEIIRDSLTYILKEEKYEVDGAINGIDALEKISEHDYDLVITDLKMPKMGGIELLEEISAKNSDIFSIVITAYASIDSAVSALRSGAYDYLIKPLDFNDVILKVKRLFEYKSLAKENQILRREVNKKYDFSNIIGKSEAMQNVYDIIKKVSNSEGTVLITGKTGTGKELVAKAIHYNGPRSGKPLITVNCGAIVETLIESELFGHLKGSFTGAVKDKKGLFTAADKGTLFLDEISEMPIHLQVKLLRALESFEITPVGATTPIKLDVRVIAATNKDLGKEVSEGRFREDLYYRLNVVEICLPSLSQRGDDVKLLADHFIDKFNHEMGKNIQGMDKSYLAALKNHQWKGEVRELENIVERGMIFAEGQKLTVDELPDSVLAHGDHFDETTTAELSSAVNNFEKQHIYEVLNRNKWDKKITSEELGISLSSLYRKMEQFNINSQS, encoded by the coding sequence ATGAACGAAAAAATATTAATTGTTGATGACGAAGAGATAATCAGGGATTCTCTTACATATATACTTAAAGAGGAAAAGTATGAAGTTGATGGAGCTATTAACGGAATAGATGCTTTGGAAAAGATAAGCGAGCATGATTATGATCTTGTGATAACTGATCTTAAGATGCCGAAAATGGGCGGTATTGAACTGCTCGAAGAAATATCGGCTAAGAACAGTGATATCTTTTCAATTGTTATTACCGCTTATGCTTCAATTGATTCCGCCGTTTCTGCTCTTAGAAGCGGCGCTTACGATTATCTGATAAAACCGCTGGATTTTAACGATGTGATACTGAAAGTGAAAAGACTTTTCGAGTATAAATCGCTTGCAAAAGAAAATCAGATATTAAGAAGGGAAGTAAATAAAAAATATGATTTTTCCAATATCATCGGTAAGTCCGAGGCTATGCAAAATGTTTATGACATAATCAAAAAAGTTTCCAATTCTGAAGGCACTGTGCTGATCACGGGAAAAACCGGCACAGGGAAAGAACTTGTCGCCAAAGCGATTCACTATAATGGACCAAGGAGTGGAAAGCCGCTCATAACGGTAAATTGTGGGGCAATAGTCGAGACGCTGATAGAATCGGAATTATTCGGTCATTTGAAAGGCTCCTTTACCGGTGCGGTGAAGGACAAAAAAGGTCTGTTTACGGCAGCTGATAAAGGAACGCTTTTTCTCGATGAAATTAGCGAAATGCCGATTCATCTTCAGGTTAAGCTATTAAGAGCATTGGAATCATTTGAAATTACCCCTGTGGGTGCAACAACTCCGATAAAATTGGATGTGCGAGTTATAGCCGCTACAAATAAGGATTTAGGAAAAGAGGTATCTGAAGGACGATTCAGGGAAGATTTATATTATCGGTTGAATGTGGTAGAAATTTGTTTGCCATCGCTCTCGCAAAGAGGTGATGATGTTAAACTTCTCGCAGATCATTTTATTGACAAATTTAATCACGAGATGGGAAAAAATATTCAGGGGATGGATAAATCCTATTTAGCAGCTCTTAAAAATCATCAATGGAAAGGCGAGGTAAGAGAGCTCGAAAATATAGTTGAAAGGGGGATGATTTTCGCAGAAGGGCAGAAATTAACCGTTGACGAGCTTCCGGATTCTGTGTTAGCTCATGGTGATCATTTTGATGAAACTACAACAGCAGAGTTAAGCTCGGCAGTTAATAATTTTGAAAAACAACACATCTATGAAGTGCTGAATCGAAACAAATGGGATAAGAAAATAACTTCGGAAGAGTTGGGTATTTCTCTTTCTTCATTATACAGGAAGATGGAGCAGTTTAATATAAATTCCCAAAGCTGA
- a CDS encoding cytochrome C554 translates to MCHKKAKKGLQFEKWRGSAHSKAYKLLGSPEAMEVAKKRGVENPQEDPKCLRCHTAGYDAPAELRGKKFDITEGVGCEACHGAGGDYYKSKVMKGLRAGTIEPASVGLIIPDESTCKRCHNSDSPTPKEFVFKEMWAKIAHPIP, encoded by the coding sequence ATGTGCCATAAAAAGGCAAAAAAAGGATTACAATTCGAAAAATGGCGAGGCAGCGCTCATTCAAAAGCTTATAAGCTACTTGGATCTCCTGAAGCAATGGAAGTCGCGAAGAAAAGAGGAGTGGAAAATCCACAGGAAGACCCTAAATGTCTCCGCTGCCATACAGCGGGTTATGATGCTCCAGCGGAATTGCGAGGGAAGAAATTCGATATTACAGAAGGTGTAGGATGTGAAGCGTGTCACGGCGCCGGCGGTGATTATTACAAATCAAAAGTAATGAAAGGGTTAAGAGCCGGCACTATAGAACCCGCAAGTGTAGGTCTTATAATACCTGATGAATCTACGTGCAAGAGGTGTCATAACTCCGATAGTCCAACTCCCAAAGAGTTTGTTTTCAAAGAAATGTGGGCGAAAATAGCTCATCCAATTCCGTAG